The genomic stretch AATATCTGTTAGTTGATTTGCCTTATAGGCGTTAACAATACCAATTCCTGACATTACGGAAGTTCCATTCATTAAAGCAAGTCCTTCACGGATCTCAACCTGTATAGGCTGCAGTCCTTCTGTTTCAAAAACATCTTTAGTCAACTTTCTCTCGCCTTTATAGAAAACTTCTCCTTCACCTATTAGTACTAAAGCAAGGTGAGCCAGCTGAACAAGGTCCCCACTCGCTCCTACTCCTCCGTGTTCAAAAATCAATGGAACAATATCCCTGTTAATCAATTCTTTAAGAAGATAAATGACAGATTCATGCACTCCCGAATTTCCCAATGATAAAGTATTCAGTCTTGCCAGCATACAAGCTCTCACTTCCTGAGCAGGCAAAGGATTCCCAATTCCGGAAGAGTGGCTTCTTATAAGATTATACTGAAGCTGGTGGGTATCCTCATCACTAATTTTGAATTGAGCCATTGGCCCAAAACCGGTGTTCACACCATATATTACTTTATTTTTTGAAAACTCCTTTAAAAACTGAAAACTTGTATTCACTCTTGATAAAAGTGATTCATCCAGTTCTATTTTTTCATTCCCAATGATAATTTTTTGAAAGTCTTTCAGTTCTAAAAAGTTATTTATTTTCATCAATTAAAAGTAATAGTTGATAATTTTGTAAAATATTAATTATTTGTCACTAATTTTGCGGCAAAGATAAAAGTTATTATTAAAATAAAAAATCAAAGATGAGCAAAGAATTTGTTGACGTTCTTGTAATCGGAGCCGGACCCTCTGGATGCGTATCTTCTTCTTACTTAAAGAACAATAACGTCAGCGTAAAAGTTGTTGAAAAAACGAAATTCCCAAGACTGGTAGTTGGTGAAAGCTTAATCCCAAGGGTAATGGACCACTTTGATGAGGCCGGACTTTTCCCTGCGCTGGATAAAATGGGCTTTGAAAAAAAACTGGGAGCACGTTTCCTTCGTGGCGACGAAGTCTGCATTTTTGATTTCAGTAATAAATTTGGAGAAGGATGGGATTGGACCTGGCAGGTTCCGAGAGCTGACTTTGATAATACCCTTGCTCAGGAAGTAATGAATAAAGGGGTTGATCTTGAATTTGAAACAGAAGTTATCGACATCAAATTTGACGGAACAGATTCTATCACAACCGTAAGAACTAAAGATGGAGAAACAAAAGAGATTCATGCAAAATTCGTGATTGATTCAAGTGGGTACGGAAGAGTTTTACCTCGTCTTTTAGACCTTGAAAAACCTTCAAAATTATCTCCACATTCAGCGATCTTTTCTCATGTAAATGATACCAACAGAGAGCCTGGAGAGGAAGGAACTTTAATTTCTTTTGATATTATAGAAACGGAGGTATGGCTTTGGGTAATTCCTTTTTCTAATGGAAATACAAGTTTAGGGATAGTGGGTCCTACTGAATATATTGATAAATTATCGGAGAACGGAGATACTGCTGAGGCTTTGAGAAAAGCAATTTCCCTTTCGGATTATTATGTAAAGCGTTTTGGTGATGTAGAGTTCCTTTTTGAACCAAAGCACCTTAAAGATTATTCATGCTCTGTGAAAAGTCTTTTCGGAGATGGATTTGCTTTAACAGGAAATGCTTCCGAATTCCTTGATCCTGTTTTTTCTTCAGGAATGGCCTTTGCTACAGAATCAGGAATGGTTGCTGCTAAACTGGCATTAAGACAGCTAAATGGTGAGAAAATTAACTGGCAAACAGAATACTCCGATTATATTTTATATGGTGTGGATGTCTTTACCACGTATGTAAAGGAATGGTATACCGGAAATCTTCAGGAATTATTCTTCCACCAACCGGAAAACCCGGATGTAAAGAAAAAAATATGTGCTGTATTAGCCGGATATGTCTGGAATAAAGACAATCCTTTTGTGAAAAAGCATGATACGGTAATTAAAAATCTTGCCAACCTCATCAAGCTTGAAAAAGAACAAGCTCAAGAATAAAAAAGCGGTCTGAGTTTTCAGACCGCTTTTGCTTTACTATTTGATAACTTCTTTTATTTTTTTTCCTAAATATTTTCCTGTCTGTTCGTAAGCTCCTGCAATTCTTCCATATTCCATCACAAAATCCTTATTTTGGGGTTTTCCAAGAACTTTATCTCCTTTAAGTTTCATCACCACATTGGATGGATTATCTGTTTCTACGAAAGCCAGGTCTGATGTTAATTTAGCTTCCTGTCCTATCAATCCACCATGCCATCCCGCATAGATCCATTTTGCATCAACAATTAATGTATACTTAGCATGAGCATCTTTTTTGAAAGCAATTTTTTTAGACTTTTTGTTTATTCCTTTCAGAAAGTAATCTAAATATTCTGTATTTTTAAACTTTTCCCATTCTCCAATCCATTTCCCCCAGGCTTCTTCTCCCTTTTTAGCGATGGTTTCCGTCTTTCTTTTTTCCAGATATTGAGTTTCAGTATAGTTCTCTACCTGAAAAGCAACATTTTCAAATTTCACTTGAACATTTACTTCTGTCTGATCCTTTAAAAAGTCAAAATTTCCGGATTCAACATTAATTTGATCTTGAGCAAAGGTTACCACACCCCATTACCACAAAGAATAACAATAATAATTTTCTCATATTTTATTAGCTTTTAATGCCCCAAAGATATTATAAAAATGAACTTTTATTCACTCTTGTTTATAACTTTATCTTAAATCAATAAAAGTAATTGGTTTTCTGCTGTTTGGATTAAAAACAGTTTTAGACAGAATATCAAAATCAATGATTTCAATTTTCGGACTCACTCTTAATTTTGCACGGAAATGATCCCTTACTTCGTTCACAAAGTTTTCATTTTCCTGATCTGTGCTTAATTTGATGATAATTTCATCTAACCCGATCTCATTAGATTGGATCACGATCTGATAACACAGAATATTATTAAAATCATTCAGGATATCATTCATCGCAGGTGGGTACAGTGTTGTGCCTTTATATTTGATCATCTGTTGCTTTCTTCCGATCACAGGTCCTAATCTCATTGTATTTCTTCCACATTCACATGGTTCATAATGAGCTTTTACAATATCTCCGGTTTTAAACCTCAGCAACGGAATAGCTTCTACACCTAAGGTTGTAATGGTAAGTTCTCCACTTTCCCCTTCTTTTACAATATTTCCTTCATCATCAAGGATTTCTGTAATAATCAGCTCAGGATGGTGATGACCTCCGATTTGGAACTCACATTCTGTAAAAGCTGTACTCATTTCCGTAGAGGCATAGGTGGAAAAAAGCTTGATATTCCACTTTTCTTTGATCTTCTGTGAAAGGATATTATCTGTAAAATCCTGATTTTTGATACTCTCCCCAATGCATACCGCTCCATAGACACTTGATTTCTTGTAGTCCAGACCATGTTTTTCAGCATAATCAATCATCTTTAGTAAAAATGAAGGTACGGTAATCAAATATTTCGGTTTATATCTGAAAATAGAATCCCATTGCAGTTCAGGAATCCCAGGTCCCATTCTGACAACACTTGCGCCCATTTTTCTTAATCCTAAGAAATAAGCAAGCCCTGCCATGAAACGTTTATCAATCGTAGTAATCATCTGCACGACATCTCCTTTTTGGATTCCGGCACAGGCAAAAGAAATAGCTTCATTGTAAGCCAGCCTTTCAAGGTCTCCATCAGATAAGCCGAAGGTTACCGGATCTCCTAACGTTCCAGAGGTTGTACTATAGTCTACAATTTTATCCGGAGTAATACAGAAAAAGTCATGATTATGCTGTTGCAGATCATTCTTTGTTGTCACTGGAATTTTCTGAAGATCTTCCAATGTCCGGATCTCTGCAATATTGATATTTTCTTTTTTAAACAGTCTCTGATAAAAAGGTGAATTTTCTTCAAGATAAGCCAGAAGCTGCTGAAGTTTTTCTTCCTGAAAAGCCTTTATTTCCTGAGTACTCGATTTTTCCATGAACGGATGAAATTCCAATGATTATAATTTTTTAAAGGACAAATGTATTTAAAATTAAAGGATTGAAACAGTAAAAATCAAAAGATTATTCACCAGCAATCATTTATCTCTGAAATGTAAAAGTCTGTGTATTCGTATTTCCTGCACTGTTAATGGTAGTCACTTTTAAAGTATGTGAGCCGGAACCTTTAGGGCATTTTTCATCAAAAATATAGACAAAATCATTTTTCACACGGGCAAATCGCAGCCATTTTCCATCCAGTTCTGCACGAAATGAAACAATATCACCTACTTTTGTGCTTCCTTTTAACCGTAAAGAACTACCACTTACAACCGCACCATCTTTCCAACCTGAAGAAACTGATGGTAAGCTGTTATCTAATATTAACTCTGCAGTTCCTAATCTATTGAACTGAGCTTCCGCCTGATCCCCATTCCATTTTGCTTTTACCGCATCTTTATCACTTCCATAATTAAATAGAACTACTACTCTATCTTTTTCTTCCTTGGAAAGTTTTCTGTTAGGCTTAATTTTTACAGTATAATAATCCTGAACCGGGAGATATGGATTCTGTAAAACAACGGTATTGGAAACCGCATTCCCATCTGAACTTCTTTTTTCATACATATTGAAGTTCACAGCATCATATAATGCATTTTTACTGAAATTGATTTCTGCATTTTCAGTGGTAATAGTTTTTCCTTCATTGGGTAAAATTGTTTTCCCGGAAGATGCTATTCCATTAGTTGCATTACTTAATTGAACTTTTGTAGTTAATCGGCTGGTATTACCTTTTACATCTTTTAAAACAATTTCAATAGTGTGAACATTCTCATCCTGAAGATTGATAATTCCTGACAGATTAGGTTCACTGTAATTCTGCAATTTCATTCCCGGCAATGCAGACAGATGTTGAATTCCTACTTTATCTCTGATGAATTTGGTATAATCTATACAGCCATTGAGATAACGGGTATCATCATAACTTACTTTATCAATACTGAAGCCATAGATTAACTTTCCATCCATTACTAATTCTGCTTTATAAATTCCAAGATTAAATCCCTGGTTGGCTTTATCTACGGCTTTAATCCCAAAGCTTATCATAGGAGAATTTACTCTGACAACATCGGTTGTGTAAGCACTTCCTTCTTTTTTAACTGCAATTCCATTGGCTCCGGGTTCATACGTACTGAATCTACGATCATACCAATATAATCCACTGATAATAGGAGCTACAGAATCCGGAATATTAAATCCAAACAATAACGGATTAAGACATTCTTCTGTTTTGGTATCTCTTATTTCAAAATGTAAGTGCGGACCCGCCGAACCTCCGGTATTTCCACTCAAAGCAATGAGCTGACCTTTGGTTACCGGAAACTGCCCAGGCTGGAATGTTATATCCTGTTCCCATTTTTCATCTTTGTATTGCTTCTCCTTTACATATTCGTCAAGCTTATCAAAATATTTATTCAAATGAGCATATACTGTTGTAAAGCCATTCGGATGAGTGATGTACACTGCATTTCCGAAACCATAACGTTCTACTTTTATTCTGCTTACATAGCCATCTGCAGCAGCCAATACGGATAAGTTTTCCTGGCTGTTCGTCCTCAGATCCAATCCCATGTGAAAATGGTTGGTTCTAACCGCTCCGAAATTAGCAGCCAGCTGCATGGGAATGTTGAGCGGATTACGGAAATAGTTCTGTGGGTAATTTTGAGCTTGCGTGATGATTGTACAGATTAAACAAATAGCAACCATCAGTTTGGAGAAGATTTTCATACAGCATTTGGGTTTAGTTCTACTTAAATATACGAGATTTCAAGCAATGATCGTGCTATTGTGCTGTTTCAAATTGGATGTTTTTTATTTTTAACCACGGATGACACAGATTTTCACGGATGATTATTTATTAAATCTGCGAAAATCTGAGTCATCTGCGAGAAATTATATTTAAGTTTTGGCTAAAGCCAATGGATTGTTTTCTATTTTTTACGCGGGCTAAAGCCCGCTTCTATTGAATTTCATCTGATTGAAAATACATGAAAAAGCTCAGCAGAGTTTCATATCAAAAAGCCTAAAATACGCACTCATTTGCTCTTCATTATTCACTTTTATGGCTTCTTTTCATTTATATTTCTGAAATTGAACTTTTTAATAGAAATTACCTAAATAAAACATATCTTATAAACCGACAAAATTCACTAAATTTGCAGACTTAATTAATCAACGAATATTGAGATATTTACAATGAGCCAATTTAAAGAATACAAAAACCTCAACCTTATTGACGTAGCAGAAAATGTAGCGGAATTTTGGAAACAAAATAAAACTTTCAATAAGAGTGTTGAGATTCGTCAGGGAAATCCTGAGTTTGTTTTTTATGAAGGTCCGCCTTCAGCAAACGGTATGCCTGGAATTCACCACGTAATGGCAAGAGCATTGAAGGATATTTTCTGCCGTTACCAGACTCAAAACGGAAAGCAGGTTTTCCGTAAAGCAGGCTGGGATACGCATGGTCTTCCTGTGGAACTGGGTGTAGAAAAAGAATTAGGAATTACAAAAGAAGATATTGGCAAAAAAATCTCTATTGAAGATTATAATAAAGCTTGTCGTGAAGCTGTAATGCGTTATACCGATGTATGGAATAACCTTACGGAGAAAATCGGATATTGGGTAGACCTTGATGATCCGTACATCACATACAAGTCAAAATATATGGAAACTGTTTGGTGGTTGTTGAAGCAATTATATGACAAAAGCTTGTTATATAAAGGATATACCATCCAGCCTTACTCCCCAAAAGCAGGAACGGGGCTTTCTTCTCACGAATTGAACCAGCCTGGAACGTATCGTGATGTTTCAGATACTACGGTAGTAGCTCAGTTTAAAGTAAAGAAAGAATCATCTGCTTTATTCAACGATGTTGACGGAGATGTACATATCCTTGCCTGGACGACAACTCCTTGGACATTGCCATCCAACACTGCATTAACAGTAGGTAGAGATATTGAATATGTTGTTGTTAAAACATTCAACCAATATACATTTGAGCCAGTAACCGTTGTATTATCCAGCGTTCTTTTACCTAAAGTATTCGGTAAGAAATATGCTGAAGGTACAGATGAGGATTTTGCCAACTACACTCCGGAAACTAAAGTAATTCCTTTCAGAATTTTAAAAGAATTCACGGGAGAAAAACTTGTTGATACAAGATATGAGCAATTAGTTCCTTGGTTTACGCCAAATGATAATCCTGAAAATGCATTCAGAGTAATCTTAGGTGATTTCGTAACCACTGAGGATGGTACAGGTATCGTACACACGGCTCCTACTTTTGGTGCTGATGATGCGAGAGTTGCTAAAATGGCTCAGCCTGAGATCCCGCCAATGTTGGTAAAGGATGACAATGATAATCTTGTTCCATTGGTAGATTTACAGGGTAAATTTATCCAGGGAGAGAATGTTCCTGAAGTATTTTCAGGAAAATATATCAAAAACGAATATTATGATGAAGGTACTGCACCTGAAAAATCTTGGGATGTAGAATTGGCAATCTTGTTGAAAACAGAGAACAAAGCCTTCAAAGTAGAGAAATATGTTCACTCTTATCCACACTGCTGGAGAACTGATAAACCGGTATTATACTATCCGCTGGATTCATGGTTTGTGAAGATGACTGCTGTAAAAGACAGATTGGTTAATCTAAACAAAGAAATCAACTGGAAGCCAAAAGCTACCGGGGAAGGACGTTTTGCCAACTGGCTGGAAAATGTAAACGACTGGAATTTATCCCGTTCAAGATACTGGGGGATTCCGTTGCCAATCTGGAGAACAGATGACTTGAAAGAAGAAAAAATCATCGGTTCTGTAGAAGAACTTTACAACGAAATTGAGAAATCAATTGCGGCAGGAGTGATGACAGAAAATCCTTTCAAAGGTTTCATTATCGGAAATATGTCTGAATCCAACTATGAACTGGTTGATCTACACAAAAATGTGGTGGATAAAGTAGTATTGGTTTCTGATTCAGGAAAAGCAATGAAGCGTGAAAGCGACCTGATCGACGTTTGGTTCGATTCAGGTTCTATGCCGTATGCTCAATTGCACTATCCTTTCGAGAATAAGGAAATGATCGATAACAACAAGGCATTCCCTGCTGATTTCATTGCAGAAGGTGTTGACCAGACTCGTGGTTGGTTCTATACTCTTCATGCGATCGGAACGGCTGTTTTTGATTCTGTTGCATATAAAAATGTAATGAGTAACGGTCTTGTTCTGGATAAAAACGGACAGAAAATGTCAAAACGTTTAGGAAATGCTGTAGATCCGTTTGAAACGCTTTCTGTTTACGGACCGGATGCAACGCGTTGGTATATGATCTCCAATGCCAATCCTTGGGAAAACCTGAAGTTTGATATTGAGGGAATTGATGAGGTAAGAAGAAAGTTCTTCGGAACCCTTTACAATACATACTCATTCTTTGCATTGTATGCGAATGTTGACGGATTCAATTATTCAGAAAAAGAAGTGGAAAACCGTCCTGAAATCGACAGATGGATTCTTTCTGAGCTGAACTTATTGATCAAGGATGTAAAAGCATTCTATGAAGATTACGAACCAACAAGAGTAGCAAGAGCCATCAGCACATTTGTGAATGACAACCTAAGTAACTGGTATGTAAGATTGTGCAGAAGACGTTTCTGGAAAGGAGACTATTCTGAAGATAAGATTTCTGCTTATCAGACTTTATATACTTGTCTTGAGGTAGTAGCTAAATTATCTGCTCCTATTGCTCCGTTCTTTATGGATCAATTGTATCAGGATTTAAATAAAGTAACAGGAAAAGAAAACTGTGAATCTGTACACTTAACAGACTTCCCGGTTGCAGATGAGAGCTTAATTGATCAGGATCTGGTTGAAAAAACTCACTTAGCTCAGAATATCACGAGTATGGTGTTCTCTTTGAGAAAGAAAGAAAACGTAAAAGTTCGCCAGCCGCTACAAAAAGTATTGGTTCCTGTATTGGATGCTAAAACGGAAGAGCAGATTCTTGCTGTAGCAGATCTTATCAAGCAGGAAGTAAATGTAAAAGAACTACAATTAATTAATGCTGAAGAAGCCTCTCACTTAATTGTAAAACAAATAAAACCTAACTTCAAGGCTCTTGGTCCTAAATTAGGAAAAGATATGAAGGTAGTAGGAGCTGAAATCAGCACCCTTACAACAGAACAGATTGCCGCTCTTGAAAAAGAAGGAAAACTTGATATCCAAGGATATGAGATCACGCTTGACGACGTGGAAATCTCAACAAAAGATATCCCAGGATGGACGGTAACTTCTGACGGAAAAACAACTGTGGCATTAGATTTGACGTTAACCGATGAGTTAAAATCTGAAGGAATTGCAAGAGAGTTCATCAACAGAATTCAAAACCTGCGAAAAGAGAAAGATTTCGAACTGACAGACAGAATTAATATCTCCATTGAAGAGAACTCACCATTCCTTGAAGATATTAAGAAAAATGAGGAATATATTTCTTCTGAGGTCTTGTCAAATAAAATAGAAATTGTATCTTCACTTTCAAATTTTAACGAAATCGAAATAGATGAAGTTAATTTTAAGATAAATGTCGAAAAAAATTAACATGTAGTTATTGTATTTCAAATTCCATTTCATAATTTTATTAAAAAAGAGAAAAGAATATGTCAGACGAAAGAGTTAGATACAGCGATGCTGATTTACAGGAATTTAGAGCGATCATAAAAGAAAAAATAGAAAAAGCAGAGAAAGATCTTCAGCTAATCAGAGAAAGTTTCATCAATGACCAAAATAATGGGACAGATGATACTTCACCCACATTCAAAGCATTTGAAGAAGGTGCAGAGACTTTGAGCAAAGAGCAGAACTCTATTCTTGCGGGAAGACAGGAAAAATTCGTTCGTGATCTGAAAAATGCACTAATCAGAATCGAAAACAAGACTTACGGTGTTTGTAGAGTAACCGGGAAATTAATTCCTAAGGAAAGACTTTTAGCCGTTCCTCACGCTACCCTAAGCATCGAAGCGAAAAACATGCAGAAATAGCCGTAAGGTTTGTAAAATAATATTGGGTTTATATGGTATCTCCGGATACTTTATAAACCTAATTTTTAATGTATACCCATGAGCGAAGTTTTAATTTTGGTAATCATTGTGGCATTGGTGCTTGCTTTTTTTAATAGGGAATGGATCAGAAACCGATTTTTTCCAAAGAAACATACCTACTACACCATTGATGACCAGTTTAATTCCGACAAACGTGACAGGGAGAAAGAAATAGACAGACTTTTGAGTAAGATGGGCAGAAACGGGATCCATGACCTTTCCGAAAAAGACCGAAAAAGACTTGACGAACTGTCCAAAATGTAAAATTTAAATACTAAGAAATGGAATCAATCATAGTACATCCTAAAAATTCTATGGAGCTGAGTGCACTGAAAAGTGTTTTGAAAGAAATGAACATTAAATTTGAGAAAGCTCATGTGAAAAGTTCATATAACGGACAGAAAATAGTCAAGAAAGCAAGCGATAATAAAAATGTAAAACCTGCTGCAAAACCTTCAAAACCTAAAGGACAGTAATGAAAAAGATCTTAGCTATCACATTTTTGGTATTATTGATAGACCAGGCTTCAAAAATTTACATTAAGACCCATTTTGAACTGAATGAGAGTGTTCCTGTCATAGATGGCTTCTTCAATAAAACATTTGTTGAAAACCCAGGGATGGCTTATGGCTTTCATTTCGGGGGTATTATCGGGAAATATTTTCTTGTTATCCTAAGGATTTTCCTGATCGGAGGAATGGTTTATATGTTTAAAAAATGGATAAAAGAAGGGGCCTCCAACTATCTTTTAATTCCAATGGCTATCATCTTTGCAGGAGCCATCGGAAATCTTATTGACGGAATGTTCTATGGGATGATTTTTGATAGCGGAACGGTTTACGATGCCAGTACCGACCGATGGATTGGTTATGGCGGAGTCTCAAAATTTGTTCCTTTTGGACAGGGATATTCTACTTTCATGAAAGGTTGTGTGGTAGACATGCTTCATTTTCCGGTAGTAGACTGGTATGTTCCGGACAACTGGCCTATCATAGGCGGAAAGCATATTGAATTCTTTAAATATATTTTCAATGTTGCCGATTCAGCGATTACTGTAGGAGCCGCTTTTTTATTAATCTTCAGAAAAAAAGCATTCCCGAACGGACTTGAATTCTAACAGATGTATTTCGGATGAGAAAAACAATCAAAAATATTTTTAAATTTTTCCTGCTTCTTCTAGTGGCAGGAATTATTTTTATAGCCTGGGCAAACTACAGCATTAAAAAGGAAAGTGCAGCTTCTGTATCTTACAACATTGCTGATGTACCGGTAGCAAAAACAGCCTTACTGCTGGGAACTGGAAAAACATTAAGCAACGGAATGCCCAATGCTTATTTCTATAACAGGATCAAAGCGGCTACGGATCTGTACAAAAGCGGAAAGATCCAGTACATCATTGTAAGTGGTGATAACAGCAGCAAAGATTATAATGAACCGGAAGATATGCAGTTTGCGCTGGTTCAGCAAGGCATTCCACAGGATAAAATCATTCTGGATCACGCAGGTTTCCGAACTTTGGATTCAGTGGTGAGAGCTAAAGATATTTTTGGGCAAACTAAACTGACCATTATCTCGCAGAAGTTCCACAATGAAAGAGCGGTCTTCCTTGCTCAGAAAAACGGAATACAGGCTTTTGGGTATAATGCGGAAGATGTGAATAAATATGCAGGGTTAAAGACTAATTTAAGAGAGTATCTGGCAAAGGCTAAAGTATATTGGGATCTTATCCTTGGTGTACAGCCGAAATTTGGCGGGGAAAAGATTTTAATTCCTTAGTACTAAAAAATACAATCCTAAAAAATGAGTGTCTTCACGTATCATTTAGTAAAAACAGATTACTTTTCTGCACTCAGAATTCTTTTTTCTTCCCCAAAGTCAAGAAATATCCCAGGATTAATTCATGCAGAAATTATGACGGTGATGACTTTAGGCTCTCCTATTTTTTCACCCTCTCGAATGTTGATAAGACAAATCGCTGTATTTGCACAATGGGAAAATGAAAATGATATCGAAAATTTTTTAGCTAAAGACAATTTAGGAAAAATTTTATCTGAAGGCTGGCACACAAGATTAACTTTTATGAGAAAATGGGGAAAATTCAACAAGTTTGAAATTCCCGATGTAACCACAGAATCTGAAAATCCGGATTCGCCAGTCGTTGCAGTTACCATTGCCAGAATGAAATTTTTGGAAATTCCCAGATTTATCCATTGGGGAAGACCGGTTGAAAAATTGGTTCGGGACCATCCGGCAACAACTTTGTCTTTGGCCTCCATCAAATTTCCTAATACCGTTTCCACTTTTTCAATTTGGAAAAATCAAAAAGAAATGACTGATATGGTTCATGGGCATAGTAAAGTTCCAAAACCAAAAAGGCACTCCGACGCAATGAAAGAAAGGGACCGAAAAGATTTTCATTTCGAATTTACCACTTTGCGGTTTAAACCTATTTCAGAATTTGGGGAATGGAATGAGCAACGCAATATTATTCCAAATCTCAAAAACAACTAAAATGAGATTTGCTCCAATACAGAACATCCAGGATTGGCTTACTCAACAATGGGTCATTCTGCGTGGAAGAAAAATTAAACCTGAAGACTCACTCTGGTTGATGGGACCTTTTGGTAGTTTGAATGCGATGAGTGAGGATTTTATTCATCAATTTGCAGAAAAAGAAAATCTAATTGTAGAAAAAGGCTCAAAAGTAAAAGGTATTATTCCTTCAATGCTAAAGCTTAACTTATCTGAAAATGAG from Chryseobacterium indologenes encodes the following:
- a CDS encoding NAD(P)/FAD-dependent oxidoreductase produces the protein MSKEFVDVLVIGAGPSGCVSSSYLKNNNVSVKVVEKTKFPRLVVGESLIPRVMDHFDEAGLFPALDKMGFEKKLGARFLRGDEVCIFDFSNKFGEGWDWTWQVPRADFDNTLAQEVMNKGVDLEFETEVIDIKFDGTDSITTVRTKDGETKEIHAKFVIDSSGYGRVLPRLLDLEKPSKLSPHSAIFSHVNDTNREPGEEGTLISFDIIETEVWLWVIPFSNGNTSLGIVGPTEYIDKLSENGDTAEALRKAISLSDYYVKRFGDVEFLFEPKHLKDYSCSVKSLFGDGFALTGNASEFLDPVFSSGMAFATESGMVAAKLALRQLNGEKINWQTEYSDYILYGVDVFTTYVKEWYTGNLQELFFHQPENPDVKKKICAVLAGYVWNKDNPFVKKHDTVIKNLANLIKLEKEQAQE
- a CDS encoding phenylacetate--CoA ligase family protein produces the protein MEKSSTQEIKAFQEEKLQQLLAYLEENSPFYQRLFKKENINIAEIRTLEDLQKIPVTTKNDLQQHNHDFFCITPDKIVDYSTTSGTLGDPVTFGLSDGDLERLAYNEAISFACAGIQKGDVVQMITTIDKRFMAGLAYFLGLRKMGASVVRMGPGIPELQWDSIFRYKPKYLITVPSFLLKMIDYAEKHGLDYKKSSVYGAVCIGESIKNQDFTDNILSQKIKEKWNIKLFSTYASTEMSTAFTECEFQIGGHHHPELIITEILDDEGNIVKEGESGELTITTLGVEAIPLLRFKTGDIVKAHYEPCECGRNTMRLGPVIGRKQQMIKYKGTTLYPPAMNDILNDFNNILCYQIVIQSNEIGLDEIIIKLSTDQENENFVNEVRDHFRAKLRVSPKIEIIDFDILSKTVFNPNSRKPITFIDLR
- a CDS encoding M23 family metallopeptidase codes for the protein MKIFSKLMVAICLICTIITQAQNYPQNYFRNPLNIPMQLAANFGAVRTNHFHMGLDLRTNSQENLSVLAAADGYVSRIKVERYGFGNAVYITHPNGFTTVYAHLNKYFDKLDEYVKEKQYKDEKWEQDITFQPGQFPVTKGQLIALSGNTGGSAGPHLHFEIRDTKTEECLNPLLFGFNIPDSVAPIISGLYWYDRRFSTYEPGANGIAVKKEGSAYTTDVVRVNSPMISFGIKAVDKANQGFNLGIYKAELVMDGKLIYGFSIDKVSYDDTRYLNGCIDYTKFIRDKVGIQHLSALPGMKLQNYSEPNLSGIINLQDENVHTIEIVLKDVKGNTSRLTTKVQLSNATNGIASSGKTILPNEGKTITTENAEINFSKNALYDAVNFNMYEKRSSDGNAVSNTVVLQNPYLPVQDYYTVKIKPNRKLSKEEKDRVVVLFNYGSDKDAVKAKWNGDQAEAQFNRLGTAELILDNSLPSVSSGWKDGAVVSGSSLRLKGSTKVGDIVSFRAELDGKWLRFARVKNDFVYIFDEKCPKGSGSHTLKVTTINSAGNTNTQTFTFQR
- the ileS gene encoding isoleucine--tRNA ligase, with the translated sequence MSQFKEYKNLNLIDVAENVAEFWKQNKTFNKSVEIRQGNPEFVFYEGPPSANGMPGIHHVMARALKDIFCRYQTQNGKQVFRKAGWDTHGLPVELGVEKELGITKEDIGKKISIEDYNKACREAVMRYTDVWNNLTEKIGYWVDLDDPYITYKSKYMETVWWLLKQLYDKSLLYKGYTIQPYSPKAGTGLSSHELNQPGTYRDVSDTTVVAQFKVKKESSALFNDVDGDVHILAWTTTPWTLPSNTALTVGRDIEYVVVKTFNQYTFEPVTVVLSSVLLPKVFGKKYAEGTDEDFANYTPETKVIPFRILKEFTGEKLVDTRYEQLVPWFTPNDNPENAFRVILGDFVTTEDGTGIVHTAPTFGADDARVAKMAQPEIPPMLVKDDNDNLVPLVDLQGKFIQGENVPEVFSGKYIKNEYYDEGTAPEKSWDVELAILLKTENKAFKVEKYVHSYPHCWRTDKPVLYYPLDSWFVKMTAVKDRLVNLNKEINWKPKATGEGRFANWLENVNDWNLSRSRYWGIPLPIWRTDDLKEEKIIGSVEELYNEIEKSIAAGVMTENPFKGFIIGNMSESNYELVDLHKNVVDKVVLVSDSGKAMKRESDLIDVWFDSGSMPYAQLHYPFENKEMIDNNKAFPADFIAEGVDQTRGWFYTLHAIGTAVFDSVAYKNVMSNGLVLDKNGQKMSKRLGNAVDPFETLSVYGPDATRWYMISNANPWENLKFDIEGIDEVRRKFFGTLYNTYSFFALYANVDGFNYSEKEVENRPEIDRWILSELNLLIKDVKAFYEDYEPTRVARAISTFVNDNLSNWYVRLCRRRFWKGDYSEDKISAYQTLYTCLEVVAKLSAPIAPFFMDQLYQDLNKVTGKENCESVHLTDFPVADESLIDQDLVEKTHLAQNITSMVFSLRKKENVKVRQPLQKVLVPVLDAKTEEQILAVADLIKQEVNVKELQLINAEEASHLIVKQIKPNFKALGPKLGKDMKVVGAEISTLTTEQIAALEKEGKLDIQGYEITLDDVEISTKDIPGWTVTSDGKTTVALDLTLTDELKSEGIAREFINRIQNLRKEKDFELTDRINISIEENSPFLEDIKKNEEYISSEVLSNKIEIVSSLSNFNEIEIDEVNFKINVEKN
- a CDS encoding TraR/DksA family transcriptional regulator translates to MSDERVRYSDADLQEFRAIIKEKIEKAEKDLQLIRESFINDQNNGTDDTSPTFKAFEEGAETLSKEQNSILAGRQEKFVRDLKNALIRIENKTYGVCRVTGKLIPKERLLAVPHATLSIEAKNMQK
- a CDS encoding DUF6576 domain-containing protein produces the protein MSEVLILVIIVALVLAFFNREWIRNRFFPKKHTYYTIDDQFNSDKRDREKEIDRLLSKMGRNGIHDLSEKDRKRLDELSKM
- a CDS encoding DUF2683 family protein encodes the protein MESIIVHPKNSMELSALKSVLKEMNIKFEKAHVKSSYNGQKIVKKASDNKNVKPAAKPSKPKGQ